In Xyrauchen texanus isolate HMW12.3.18 chromosome 45, RBS_HiC_50CHRs, whole genome shotgun sequence, a single window of DNA contains:
- the LOC127637626 gene encoding ATP-sensitive inward rectifier potassium channel 8-like, producing the protein MLARKSIIPEDFTLPVLVSRIPRKPVFRDRVNKARFIAKSGACNLAHKNIREQGRFLQDVFTTLVDLKWRFTLVIFTMTFLCSWLLFAMGWWLVAFAHGDLNPNRIPGEVQCVTNVKSFTSAFLFSIEVQVTIGFGGRMITEQCPTAITVLILQNIAGLIINAIMLGCIFMKTAQSHRRAETLIFSRQAVIAVRNNRLCFMIRVGDLRKSMIINAVVRLQVVRKTTTPEGEVIPIHQIDVQTESAMASNSIFLLAPLIICHVIDKDSPLYDLSAMELQCSDLEVIVILEGVVETTGITTQARTSYVSEEIQWGHRFVPIVTEEEGLYSVDYSKFGNTVKVATPHCSARELDEKPSILIQTLQKSELSHQNSLRKRNSMRRNNSMRKGNSIRRNNSTLAIPKVQFLTPEGGQNLTLLQHIT; encoded by the exons ATGTTGGCAAGAAAAAGCATTATACCAGAAGATTTCACGCTCCCGGTGCTCGTGTCGCGGATTCCACGCAAACCCGTGTTCAGGGATCGCGTGAACAAAGCGCGCTTCATCGCCAAGAGCGGCGCGTGCAACCTGGCGCACAAGAACATCCGCGAACAAGGCAGATTCCTGCAGGACGTGTTCACGACTCTGGTGGATCTCAAATGGCGTTTCACGCTAGTCATCTTCACCATGACGTTCCTGTGCAGCTGGCTGCTCTTCGCTATGGGCTGGTGGCTCGTGGCTTTTGCGCACGGGGATCTGAACCCCAACCGTATACCCGGCGAAGTGCAATGTGTCACGAATGTCAA GTCTTTCACCTCTGCCTTCCTCTTCTCCATCGAGGTGCAGGTGACCATAGGTTTTGGGGGTCGCATGATCACAGAACAGTGTCCCACAGCCATAACAGTCCTCATATTACAGAACATTGCAGGCCTTATTATTAATGCCATAATGCTGGGCTGTATCTTCATGAAAACAGCCCAGTCCCACCGTCGTGCTGAGACTCTCATCTTCAGCCGCCAGGCCGTCATCGCCGTGCGCAACAACCGCCTGTGCTTCATGATCCGAGTTGGGGACCTGCGCAAAAGCATGATCATCAATGCTGTTGTGCGCCTTCAGGTAGTCCGGAAAACCACCACGCCGGAGGGAGAGGTCATACCCATCCACCAAATCGATGTTCAGACTGAAAGTGCCATGGCCAGCAACAGCATTTTCCTGTTGGCCCCACTGATCATATGTCATGTAATTGATAAGGACAGTCCTCTATATGACCTCTCGGCTATGGAGTTACAGTGTAGTGACCTAGAGGTGATTGTAATACTGGAAGGCGTGGTGGAGACCACAGGTATCACCACTCAGGCTCGCACCTCATATGTGTCAGAAGAGATCCAATGGGGCCACCGTTTTGTGCCTATAGTGACCGAGGAAGAAGGTTTGTACTCTGTGGACTATTCAAAGTTCGGAAACACGGTCAAGGTGGCCACCCCGCACTGTAGTGCCCGTGAGCTGGATGAGAAGCCCTCCATTCTGATACAGACGCTCCAGAAGAGTGAGTTGTCCCACCAGAACTCTCTGCGCAAGAGGAACTCTATGCGACGCAACAACTCCATGCGCAAGGGAAACTCCATCCGCCGCAACAATTCGACACTTGCCATTCCCAAGGTTCAGTTCCTGACCCCAGAAGGAGGGCAAAACTTAACATTATTACAACACATTACATGA